In Flavobacterium luteolum, the DNA window CATAATTAATTCATAAAATTTCCAATCCAATGAAAATTACAAAGCCATTTTTATTCTTATTAGTATTACTGTCTGCTTTTGTGAGTTTTGCTCAAAGCGGAAAAAAATTAGATAAAATTATAAAAAGAGATTATCAGATTATTGAATGTACCGTTTTAAAAATGTCTGATAAAACAGTAGAGTATTCGCTTCCTGGCGAGACGGTTCAAATCTCGTTAGATGTTTCCCAAATTGCCAAAATAGATTTTGCGAGTGGAAGGTCTCAAACCTTTGATGTTTCTGCAGATACAAGCACCGGTTCTCAGAGTTCCTCTCAAAGTATTGCCAGTGCAGATATGAAACACAATACAATTGCAGTATTGCCAGTTCCTTATGTAAATGCAGATAATCAGCAAGGTTCTGAGGATATGGCAAAATTTGCTCAAAACGATTTGTACAATAAATTGTTAGACAAATCTTCTAACATTTTTCCGTTGACAGTTCAGGATTTGAGAACAACAAATAGCTTATTGCACAAAGCAGGAATAGACCACAATAATATTGACGAAACGCCAATAGAAGATCTTGAAAAAATATTAGGAGTTGATAATATTGTGGCCGCAAAAGTTTCATATACAATTGGAACAGGTACTACAGCTACTACTTATAATAGCGGAAATGCGAAAGTGAGCAATAACAACAAAAAAGTAACTACAAACGACATTTCTACAACAACAGCAAACAATCAGACGTATTACTACTATACGGTTTATTTTGATATGTATAGAAATACTGATAAAATCTACTCGCAAACCCGCAAGCCTTTCTTGGCAGTAAAAGACGGTTGGATGGATTCGATTACGTATTTGCTAAAAAGAAGTCCGATTTACGTAAAAAAATAAGGAATGTTTTATGAGTGAGAGTTGTTAAGATTATTCGTTGCAACTTTGTAACTTTGACCCTTTGCATCTTTGTAACTCAAAAAAAATGTTTCACTTACTTGATATTATTGGGACAATGGCATTTGCAATGTCAGGCGCCTTGACCGCAATGCACAAAAAACTCGATCCGTTTGGGGTTTTTATCATTGCATTTGTTACTGCCGTTGGAGGCGGAACACTTCGCGATGTCTTAATCGGAAGAACTCCTGTTGGCTGGATGCGCGACATGCAATATGTGTATGTGATCATTTTAGGATTTTTTTTAGCAATTCTTTTTAGAAAAAGTTTCGATAAACTTCGAACCTCATTGTTTCTTTTTGATACAATTGGGCTCGGAGTTTTTACTTTGATAGGTCTTGAAAGAGGAATTGTAACAGGTCTTCATCCTGCCATTTGTATTGCATTAGGAACCATGACTGCTTGTTTTGGCGGTGTAATTCGAGATATTTTATGTAACGAAATTCCAAACGTTTTTAGAGAAGAAATTTACGCAACGATCTGTATTTTTGGCGGAATTGTATTTTTTGGACTGAGAAAACTAAACTTAAACGATGATATATTGTATTTGGTTACTTCGCTAGTTATTATCATTATCAGGTTAATGGCGGTTAAATACAAATGGCATTTAAAAGCATTTGATCATAAGTAAATATGAAATATACCATAAAGAAGTATTCTCAAGATGATTATTCAATTTGGAACAATTTTGTTGCTCAAGCGAAAAATGCTACATTTTTATTTCATCGCGATTTTATGGAATATCACAAAGATCGCTTTGAAGATTTCTCGCTTTTAATTTTTGAAGAAGAAAAACTGCGAGCTGTCTTACCAGCCAATAAAAAAGAACATGCGGTTTATTCGCATCAAGGGCTTACTTATGGAGGTTTGGTTTATTTACCAAAATTGAAAGCAGTAAAAGTTGAAGCGATTTTGGACGAAATTTTGCTTTTTTTGAAAGAGAACAAAATCGATACTTTTTATTATAAACCTATTCCAGATTTTTATTTTTCTGAAGGAAACAAAGAAGCGGACTTTTTCTTAATGAAAAGAGGAGCAATTTTAGAAAGAAAAGAAATGAATCTGGCAATTAATCTTACAGCTTCTTTAAAGATTTCTAAAAGCAAAATGAAGCATTTTAGAAGAATTGAAAATTTAGATTTAGATATTTTTGAAGAAGAAAATTTTGATCCATTTTGGGAAAAAATTTTGGAGCCGAGATTAGCAGAAAAATTTAACACAAAACCAGTGCATTCAAAAGAAGAAATCTCACTTTTAAGATCTAAATTTCCTAAAAATATCAGACAATATTCTGCTTACAGGAATGATGAAATTATTGCCGGAATAACAATTTTTGAGACTAAAAATGTTGTAAAATCGCAATATGGTGCCACTTCAAAAATTGGAGAGGAATTTAGAGCATTAGATTTTTTATTCATTAATCTGATTCATAAATATAAGCGAAAAGGAAAGCATTTCTTTGACATGGGAATTGTGGACGATGAGAATGAATCAGGCTATAATTTGGGACTTTTGGCACAGAAAGAAGAATTAGGCTGTACGGTCTACAATCAGGATTTTTATAAAATAACAATAAAGTGATTCCATTTTTAGACCTAAAAAAAATAAACGAACCGTATGAAACTGCATTTCAGGAAAAACTGAAATCGGTTTTAGAAAACGGCTGGTATATTTTAGGAAAAGAAGTGGAAACATTTGAAAAAGCTTTTGCCGATTACTGCCATTCAAAATATTGCATCGGAGTAGGAAATGGTTTTGATGCTTTAGTTCTTATTTTTAAAGGTTATATCGAACTCGGAAAACTCAAAAAAGGCGATGAGGTTATCGTTCCTGCAAATACATATATTGCAAGTATTCTTGCTATTTTACAAGCCGATTTGGTTCCTGTTTTGGTCGAGCCAAGATTAGAAACCTACAACATAAATCCAGATTTAATTCTGGAAAAAATCACACCAAAAACAAAAGCGATTTTAGTTGTTCATTTGTACGGACAATTAGCGGAAATGGATAAAATAAGTGAAATTGCGAATAATAACAATCTTTTAATAATTGAAGATGCTGCGCAATCTCATGGCATAGAAAAGAATCTAAAACCTAAAAGCTACAATCTAAAATCGGCATCAGCGTACAGCTTTTACCCAGGAAAGAATTTGGGTTGTTTAGGCGACGGCGGAGCAGTTACAACAAATGACGAGGCATTAGCAAAAGTGCTTTTTTCGCTTCGTAATTACGGCTCAGAAAAAAAATATCACAACGAATACATTGGCGTAAATTCTAGACTCGACGAATTGCAGGCTGGATTTTTGAATCTGAAATTGCCAAACTTAGACTCAGATAATGAAAAACGAAGAACAATTGCAAAACGTTATTTGTCTGAAATTAAAAACAGTAAAATTGTATTGCCGTTTTGGGATTTTTCCAATAATCATGTTTTTCATTTGTTTGTTGTTCGAACAGAAAATAGAGAAAAGTTGCAAGAATATTTAGCTCAAAACAATATTCAAACCGTAATTCATTATCCAATTCCACCGCATCAGCAGAAAGCTTTTTCGGAGTGGAAAAGCTTGTCATTTCCCATAACGGAGAAAATTCATAAAGAAGTTTTAAGCTTGCCGATAAGTCCGGTTTTAACGGATTCTGAAGCTGATTATGTTATTGAAATTTTAAATCAATACTAATTTGAATTTTTATAGAAAAATAATTCAAACGAGTTTGTTTAAGATTGCTTCTTTAAACAGCTTTAGCGTTGTTTTAAAAATCGGAATTGGTTTGATTACTTCGAAAATATTAGCGATTTTTGTTGGACCAAGTGGAATGGCTTTGATCGGAAATCTGCGTAATTTTTTGACTTCATTAGAAAGTATTTCAACTTTAGGTTTTCAGAACGGAATTGTAAAATACACCGCTGAAAATGAAAAAAATAAAATTGAACTTCAAAAAATAGTTTCTACGGTTTTTATTACTTTGATAGGAATTGGACTTTTTTTAAGTTGCATTTTGTTTTTTACAGCTTCGTATTGGAACGAAAAAATATTTGGGAATAATTCGGAATATTTAATTGTTTTTAAAATTTTAGCATTTGTATTACCAACTTATGGACTTTCTATTTTTTTTATTTCTGTAATTAATGGTTTGGGCAGATTTAAAAAAGTAATTACAATCAATATTATTGGAAACATTGTTGGTCTGTTGACTTCTGTTTTTCTGATACTTCAATTTAAAACTACCGGCGCTTTAATGGCAATTGTAATTGCGCCTACGCTACTTTTTTTTGTAACACTCTATTTAGTTCAAAAAGAGATTCAGTTTTTTCAATTTATTAAATCAGATACTTTTGATTTTAAAATTTTGAAGAACCTTTCGTCTTATTCTTTAATGACGTTAGTTTCATCTGTTTTTGGCCCTCTTGTATTTCTTGCCATTCGAAATCATATTATTCAGGATTTAGGAATTGAGCAGGCTGGGTATTGGGAAACCATAACGCGTATTTCAACTTATTATTTAATGTTTGTTAGTACAATTTTGAGTGTTTATTTTCTTCCAAAATTATCCAAAGCTCAAAATAATCAGGAAACTAAAAGTGTTTTTTTGCAATATTATAAATATGTTTTGCCAGTCTTTGTATTTGCGTTGTCATTACTTTATTTTATACGTTTTTTTGTTGTTCAATTGCTTTTTACAAAGGAGTTTTTGCCTGTAACCGATTTGTTTTTTTGGCAGCTTTTGGGTGATATTTTAAAAGTTTGCGCGCTAATTTTGGGATATCAGTTTTTTGCTCAAAAAAATACTTCAGCCTTTATCATTACAGAATTATTTTCATTTTCGGTCTTCTATGCTGGTAGTTTGTATTTTATAAAATTATTTCAGATTGAAGGTGTTGTAATCGCTTATGCTTTTCAGAATGCATGTTATTTGATTGTTCTCGGAATTTATTTTAGAAAAAGCCTGTTTTAGTTTTCATTCCATTTATGGATATACTTTTCTGCAATTTTTAAAAAGTGATGTTCTCTCTCAATAAAAGCTCTCGCACGTTTTCCGATAGCTATAATTTCATCTGGATTTTCAATTAAAAAAGACAATTCTTTGACTAGATAATCGACGTCTGGAATGGCATTTATGCAAACTTTTTCAGAAAGATTATATCTCGCTATAAATTCTTTTTCGGCGCCTGTAAAAACTACTTTCCCTTTTGCCATTGCTTCCAGTGCATTGTAGCCTTGATCGTACGCATAAGCCTGATCCAGTAAAATATGACAACTATTGTACAGATTGACATATTCAGCATAAGGAATGCTTCGAACGGTTATAATTTTCACTTTTGAATTATATTCTTGCTCGATTATTTCTAGAGCTTTTTCAAAATAATCATTCCCTTTTTTTAGATAATTTTCAGTATTG includes these proteins:
- a CDS encoding trimeric intracellular cation channel family protein, with product MFHLLDIIGTMAFAMSGALTAMHKKLDPFGVFIIAFVTAVGGGTLRDVLIGRTPVGWMRDMQYVYVIILGFFLAILFRKSFDKLRTSLFLFDTIGLGVFTLIGLERGIVTGLHPAICIALGTMTACFGGVIRDILCNEIPNVFREEIYATICIFGGIVFFGLRKLNLNDDILYLVTSLVIIIIRLMAVKYKWHLKAFDHK
- a CDS encoding FemAB family protein; this translates as MKYTIKKYSQDDYSIWNNFVAQAKNATFLFHRDFMEYHKDRFEDFSLLIFEEEKLRAVLPANKKEHAVYSHQGLTYGGLVYLPKLKAVKVEAILDEILLFLKENKIDTFYYKPIPDFYFSEGNKEADFFLMKRGAILERKEMNLAINLTASLKISKSKMKHFRRIENLDLDIFEEENFDPFWEKILEPRLAEKFNTKPVHSKEEISLLRSKFPKNIRQYSAYRNDEIIAGITIFETKNVVKSQYGATSKIGEEFRALDFLFINLIHKYKRKGKHFFDMGIVDDENESGYNLGLLAQKEELGCTVYNQDFYKITIK
- a CDS encoding DegT/DnrJ/EryC1/StrS family aminotransferase codes for the protein MIPFLDLKKINEPYETAFQEKLKSVLENGWYILGKEVETFEKAFADYCHSKYCIGVGNGFDALVLIFKGYIELGKLKKGDEVIVPANTYIASILAILQADLVPVLVEPRLETYNINPDLILEKITPKTKAILVVHLYGQLAEMDKISEIANNNNLLIIEDAAQSHGIEKNLKPKSYNLKSASAYSFYPGKNLGCLGDGGAVTTNDEALAKVLFSLRNYGSEKKYHNEYIGVNSRLDELQAGFLNLKLPNLDSDNEKRRTIAKRYLSEIKNSKIVLPFWDFSNNHVFHLFVVRTENREKLQEYLAQNNIQTVIHYPIPPHQQKAFSEWKSLSFPITEKIHKEVLSLPISPVLTDSEADYVIEILNQY
- a CDS encoding O-antigen translocase, yielding MNFYRKIIQTSLFKIASLNSFSVVLKIGIGLITSKILAIFVGPSGMALIGNLRNFLTSLESISTLGFQNGIVKYTAENEKNKIELQKIVSTVFITLIGIGLFLSCILFFTASYWNEKIFGNNSEYLIVFKILAFVLPTYGLSIFFISVINGLGRFKKVITINIIGNIVGLLTSVFLILQFKTTGALMAIVIAPTLLFFVTLYLVQKEIQFFQFIKSDTFDFKILKNLSSYSLMTLVSSVFGPLVFLAIRNHIIQDLGIEQAGYWETITRISTYYLMFVSTILSVYFLPKLSKAQNNQETKSVFLQYYKYVLPVFVFALSLLYFIRFFVVQLLFTKEFLPVTDLFFWQLLGDILKVCALILGYQFFAQKNTSAFIITELFSFSVFYAGSLYFIKLFQIEGVVIAYAFQNACYLIVLGIYFRKSLF